The genomic DNA TCATGGGTTGGGGTGCCGTGGTTCCGCCGACCTGGGCAAAAAAAGAGCCGCAGGCGGGAGGACCTGCGGCGCTTGGGGTGACGGGTTGGGGTTCAATCCGTTCCGGCGCGCAGGCCGGGGCTAAAGGCGAAATAACGCCAGCCCGTGGGGCTTCCCGGCAGGTTGCGACCAAGACGGATCACGGGGAGACGCATACCCGAGGGGGGCGGGCGGCGTCAATCACCGGGGGGCGGTGGGGCCGGGATCGGGGGTCCACTCGAAATGGGCGGCGGGTTCGAGGAGGGGGCGGAGGGTGGCGAGGAGTTGGTGCCAGGGAAGGGCGGGGGGGGAGAGGATCCGGATGCGGGGCGGGGGTCCCGAGGGGCGGGAGGCGGTGGGATCGGTCGCGGGATCGGCGGGTGGGGTCCAGGGGCGGAAGGCGAGTCCGTCGTCGGACCATTCGGCCTGGCCGGGTCGAAGGCGGAGGATGGGGAGCAGGGCGGAGGTGGCGGGATCGGGGAAGGTGAGGCGGGCGGGTTCGTTGGTGGAACCGGTGGGGAGGGGGACGGCGGGTGGGGCGGCCCAGTCGCGGGCCAGGGGTTCGACGGCGCGGGCGACGGCGCGGAGTTGTCCGAGCGGGGTGGCGGAGCCGGGTTCGAGGGCGAGGCGCAGTTCCCAGCCGAGGTGGCGACGGAGATGGACGAGGAGTCCGGCCTGGGCGGCGAGGCTTGGACCGCCGGCGGCGGCGACGGTGGCGATGCGCGGGTCGGTCCAGCGGACAGGGCCGGACGGGGGGACGGCGAGGATGAGATCGACGGCGCCGGGATGGGGGGCGATGGGCTTGAGCTGGGCGGCCTGGGAGAGGCGTTGGGCGAGGGTGGCGACGTCGGGTTCGAGGGTGGAGAGGTCCAGTTGGGCGAGCTTGGGGCCGATGTCGGCGAGGTAGATGCGGAGGAGCCGGAGAGGCGCGTTGCGGGCGCCGGTGCCGGCGCCGCGGGCGGCGGCGACCAGGAGTTGTTCGACTTCGGGGGGGCCGAGTTGCCAGGTGAGCGGGACGAGGTTGGAGGGGACGCGGGGCTGGCCGGGGCCGGCGGCGGGGAGATCGATGAACCAGCGGTAGCGGCCGAGGGGCTGGTCTTCGAAGCGGTCGGCGGCGAGGGAGAATTCGAAGTCGGTGTGGCCACCGGGCGGGAGGGTAACGGGGCTCACGGAGCCGAGAGGGACGGCCATGGGGGCGACGCGTTCGTCGCGGTCGTTGAGGACCCAGAGGGCGTTGTCCACCGGCCAGAGGAAGGATTGGGGCGAGGGGCCGGTGTTTTCGAACCGGAGATGGAGCGTGGCGGGCTGAAGGGGGTGAAGGCGATCGGGACCGCGGGCGATGAGGCGGATGCCGCGGGCTGCGGCCTGGGCGTCGCGTTGGGCGAGGTAATCGGGGACGTCGAGGACGGTGAGGGAGATGGGTTGGCTGACGGCCTGATCGCGCCAGAGGCCGAGGCCGCGGGGGACGATGGGCGACTGGGTGGGGAGGACGCCGCGATAGGTGCCTTGCAGGGAGTAGGTGCCGGAGGCGCGGAGGACGACCCAGTCGGAGACGAGGGTGTCGTATTCCTTCGGGGTGCCGGGGTCGAGGCGGTCGGCGCGGGCGAACATGTGGGCGAGGGCCTGGACGGGCGGGGTGGCGGGGAGGGTGCCTTCGGCGGCGCGGGCGACGAGCTGGCCGTTGAGGCGGCAGCAGCCTTCCCACATGAAGCCGAGGGGATCGGGTCCGCGGTTCTCGAAGCGCCAGAGGAGGGGGATGGGATCGCCGATGACGTGGGTGACGGCTTCAGGGATGCGGAGCTGGAGGTGGACGGCGTCGGCGACGGCGGTGGCGGGGCGCAGGACGAGGAGGGCGAGCAGGGAGGACAGGGCCAGTGTCCGGATGCCGGAGGGGGGCATGGGGGTGGTCAATGGGCGAGCGGGAAGATCCTGATGTCGTCCACGCGGATGGGGGTGCCGGAGAAGGGCATGCCCCAGACGATGGCGCGGCCGGGGATGGGGGCGGTGGTTTCCTCCCATTCGATGTGCCAGGTGTCGGGTTCGGGGGTGCCTTCGGTCCAGGCCCGGCCGCTGACCGTCCAGGTGGCGTCGCCGGTTTTGCGAAGCTGGATGCGGAGATGGGTCCAGGAGCCGCTTTGCCACTCGAAGGGGATGCTGGTCTGGACGAGGTCGCCCTTGAGGATTTCGAGGGCGCGTTTGGCGGGGGCGACCTGGAGGCGGTAGCCGTTGACGGTGTTGAGGCTGATGCCGAAAGCGGGGAATTTGCGGCCGAGGCGGGTGCCGTAGAAGCGGGCCTGGGCGCTCCAATCCTCGCGGCGGGCGGGTCCGAACATCAGGCCGTAGGATTCGACCGGGGCCTCGGGGATTTCGAGGAAGCGGTTGCCGTCGAGTTCACGGACGGCCATGGAGTAGCCGGCGATGACGATGTAGTCGTCGGGGACTTCACCGAGGTCGCGCTGGGAGAAGTCTTCCTGGAAGAGCGGCTCGGCGGCGGGGGCGGCGGGGGTGACGAGGAGGGCGCTGGCGAGGATCCACGCGGCGAAGTGGGAGAGGCGACCGATGCGATGCTTCATGGTGCTGGCCTTTTAGTGTCAGACGATGGGGCATCATGCAAATGCCGTGTGGGGGATTGGGCGGGAGGGAAGGGGTGACGGGGAAGTCTTGCAGGGGGCGATGCCTTGGCGGCAGACTCGCCAGCGTACTTATGCGCGTCATTCTGGTGGACGACGAACCATTGGCCCGGGACCGGTTGCGGGCGATGCTGGCCAAGGAATCCGATGTGGAGATCGTGGCCGAGTGCGGCGACGGGAAGGAGGCGTTGCAGGCGATCCGGAAGCAGAATCCGGACGTGGTGTTTCTGGACATCCAGATGCCGGAGCTGGACGGGTTCGGGGTGCTGGGGCAGATCAAGGCCGACCGGATGCCGGAGGTGATATTCGTGACGGCCTTCGATGAGTTCGCGGTGAAGGCGTTCGAGGTGCACGCGCTGGATTACCTGTTGAAGCCGTTCGACCGGGACCGGTTGCGGGAGGCGCTGGGGCGGGCGCGGGAGCGGTTGCGGGCTTCGTCGCCGGCGGGATTGACGGAGCGGATCGACGCGTTGCTGGCCTCGTTGGAGGCGGAGAAGGACAAGGACAAGGACAGGGACAAGGAACGTTCGGACAAGCCGGGTCCGGACCGGCTGGCGCTGAAGGTGGACGGGCGGGTGATCTTTCTGCGGCCGGCGGACATCGACTGGCTGGAGGCGCAGGACAACTACGTGAAGGTGCATGTCGGGCGCGAGGCGCACCTGGTGCGGGATACGCTGTCGAATTTCGAGGGCCGGATCGATCCGCGCCGGTTCATCCGGATTGCGCGGTCGACGATCGTCAACATCGACCGGGTGCGGGAGATGCAGCCGATGTTTCATGGGGAGTACGTGGTGATCCTGCACGACGGGAGCAAGCTGACGATGAGCCGGGGGTATCGGGACACGTTGCAGCAGTATCTCGGCGGGAAGTGACGGGCCGGGGTGAAGGAGGGGTGAATTCGGAGGGCCGAGTTCCACGAGGCCGCAACGGCGTGGAGCGTTGGGTTGAGGACTCGCGGAGCTCGTCCCTCCGGAGTGAAGCGGAAGGGGTGGGATCGGAGGGACCGTTGGGTGTGCACGCTTCAGCGTGAGCCTCCCCAATCCGCCCCCGACACGCTGAAGCGTGCACACCCAACAGAATCCGACCCAGCGTCTGCCCCCCTCCACGTCCCCGCCCTACCAGCGCATTTCAGACTTTTGCAGCAGGCCTCGCACTCGTACTCGCACTCGTAATCGTAATCGTACTCGTACTCGTAATCGTAATCGTAATCGTAATCGTCCTGCCCTGTTCGCATGCGGAATGGGAGGTGCAAACAGGATCGAACCCATCGGATCAGTCATGAGGCGACACTGAAACGGTGTGCCTGCGGGTTCGAGGTCGAGGACGATGACGAGTACGAGTACCGCCCTTCGGGCTGAGTACGAGTCGTGCGCGGGGTGGTTTGGGCGAGTTCCAGGAGTTCCGAGAACGTGGGATGCGCCGCTTTTCGAGAGCCGCTCGGACTTCGGCGTGGATCAATCCTGGGAATCGGGCCGTTTGGCATGCCTGGCGGGAGAATCCGGCAAGGCGGTTCGATCGAAGGGTGCACCGCGACGCCTGGTGCTCACGCGAAGACGCGAAGACGCAAAGGAGGTGGGGGGGTGAAGGAACTCGGGCATCCGGAAGGGAACCTCGCCGGGTGAGTTGATCGAGTGGTTGGGCGGTGGTGTGGGGGGAGGCGGGAGCGTCGAGCCTGCTCGGACCCCACGGATGGGTGCTGCGACCCCTGGCGGGGTCGTGGGCGGGGTGGGACTTCTGACCGGGGGTCGAACCCTCGGAGCCGGGTTCGACCCCCGGCTAATCTCTGGGAAACCCTGCGGGTTTCCGGACCCGATTGAAGGGGAACCTGCCAGATGTCCTGGGATGGCCTGGAATGAGTTGGTTTTCCGGGATTCGGGCGACGACTCTGGTTCCGATGTTTGCGTCGATGCGGTTCGTCCGTGTGGGGAGATGTCCCCGAGGTCTTTCCCAGATTGCCGGCATGCTGGCGTTGTGGGTGGCGTGTCTGGTGGGGGTGTCGCGGGCGGGAGCCCAGGGAACCGGCGACGGGGATTGGCTGCGGTTTGTGGAGGTGCGACCGGGCCTGGCGGGCACGTTGAACCTGGTGGCGGCGGCGTCTCCGGGGGCGGAGGTGGTGCTGTTGTGGGGCGAGACGGTCGAGAGGATCGATGTGCCGATCGCCACGGAGCGTGCGGGGGCGGACGGGACGCTGTCGTTCGAGGTCGAGCGGACGGGGGCGGGCGCGGGTTATTTTCGGGGCCTGGTCGTTGGGGGGACGCGGTGGGTCGAGGTGTCGCCGGCGCCGGGCGAGGAGGGGGTGGCGTTGACGCGGGAGACGATCTTCCGGTTCGACGGCGCCCTGGCGGAGGGGACGACGGTGGGGGCGACGGAATTGACGGCGTCGTTCGGCGGACGGCGGCTGTTGTCGCGGGTGGAGGTGTCGCGGGATCGGCGGACGGTGTCGTTGTTTTATCTGGAGCCGTTGCCGGCGAATGCACGGGTGCAGGTGCGGTGGGATGCGGCGGGGTTGCGGGATGAGCGGGGGCGGGAACCCGACTGGGGCGGTCTCCGGGGTGCTGACGGGGTGGTGGCCTTCGAGTTCGGGACGTTGGGGACGCAGACGCTTCCGGGAACGGTCGTAGTGGGACGGGTGCTGGCGTCGGAGCTGGTGCCGGACGGGAATGGGGGCATGACGAACCGGCCGTTGTCCGGGGTGACGATCTCGGTGGACGGGGCGGAGGAGACGATCCGGGCGACGACGGATGCGGAGGGGTGGTTCCGGCTGGACCCGAGTCCGTCGGGGCGATTCTTCGTGACGGTGGATGGGCGGACGGCGGAGGGGAGCGCCTGGCCGACGGGGGCGTACTACCCGTTTGTGGGGAAGGCGTGGGAAGCGCAGCCGGGCCGGACGAATCTGGCGAACGGGAACGGGGAGATCTACCTGCCGCGGATTGCGGCGGGCAGCCTGGTGACGGTGAGCGCCATGGAGGAGACGGCGATCACCTTTCCGGCGGACGTGCTGGCGGCGAATCCGGCGCTGGAGGGGGTGTCGATCCGGGTTCCGGCGAACGGGCTGTTCGCGAATGACGGCACGCGCGGGGGGCGGGTGGGCATTGCGCCGGTGGCGTCCGACCGGTTGCCGGAGCCGTTGCCGGCGGGGCTGGCGTTTCCGCTGGTGATCACCATCCAGACCGACGGGCCGCTGAACTTCGATGCGCCGGTGCCGGTGCGGTTCCCGAATTTGCCGGACCCGGTGACTGGCGAGGTGTTGCCGCCGGGGGCCCCGACCGCGCTCTGGAGTTTCAATCACGACACGGGGCGCTGGGAGATCCAGGGGTCGATGACGGTGACGGCGGACGGCCGGCATGTGGACACGGATCCTGGGGTTGGGGTGCGGCAGCCGGGGTGGCACGGGGCCCGTCCGGGGACCCAGAGCCGGGGCGGGAGATCGTGGTTCGGGGGAGGTTCGGAGGGTTCGGGTGAATCGGAGGAGGTGACGGATCCGTGCCGGCGATCGTTGAGGGATGTGGCCTTCTCGGCGATCGGGGAGAACTGGCAGGCGATCGGGGAGTGCGCGACGAGCTGGCTGCCGTGGAAGGCGGTCCGAAGCGGCGCCGACTGCGCGATGTCGCTGGCGGGGACGATGTCGGATCTGCTGGGGCGGGCGCGCCGGACCCGCGAGGAGATTCGGGAGCACCCGGGAGCGACCGGACGGAACCTGTTCCGTATTTTTCTGGTGGGCGCGAAGGTGGTGGTGGATGGGCATGCGGCGTTGCTGGACTGCGTGAAGAAGGCGGCGGTGGGGACGGTGGTGGACCGGTTCCTGAACTGCGGGACGGCGCTGGCGGGAACGGCGGACTCGGTGTGCCGGGGCTATCTGCCGCCGGCGGGTTGCGCTCCGAGTCCCGCGCTGACGCGGACCTGTGTGGTGACCGGGGCGGCGGTGCAGGGGATGCGGGCGGCTTCGGCGGTGGCGACGGGGGAGGATTTCCATGGGGCCGAGGATTTGCAGGAGAAAGTGACGGCGGGGGTCGGGCTGGTGAAGGACCTGGTGGATGTCGGGCTGGAGCTGGTGGGGGGCGAAGCGCAGGCGACGGGTCGGGCGCTGGCGGGGTTGCCTGGGGTGCCGGACGACGCGGTGATCCTGGCGCTGATGGACGATCTGGTGGGGGCGTTGGAGGTGGCGGCGGGACTGTCGGGATCGACGGCCGCGTTGTACGACGCGACGGCCGGGGCGCTGGAGGCGCGGGATGGGGTGGCGCTGCGACTGGGGGAACTGGTGGCGGTGGCGGGGCAGCGGGTTTCATCGCCGGTGTATTACGCCATCGAGGTTGGGGACGTGGTGCTGCGCGGGACCGCGGTTCAGGACATTGTGGCGATTCTGGGGCCTGAACTCGACTACCGGCTGACGGTGGTCGAGCCGCGCCGGGGTTTGTACGGCGAGACCTATGGCGTGAGTGCGCGGAACGGAGCCGTCACGACGTTTCCGGCGGTGGCGCTGCTGCCGTACGGGGACCGGGCGGACAGCGATGGCGACGGGCTTCCGGACGTGGCGGAGTGGGTGATCGGGACGGATCCGGGTCTGGCCGACACGGACGGGGACGGGATTTCGGACGGGGCGGAAGTGCGGGCGGGGACGGATCCGCTGGACGGGTTGCCGGTGCGGACGGGGGTGATTGCGTCGGCGCCGGCGACCGGGGTGGCGGTGCATGTGGCGGTGCGGGACGACTGGGCGGTGACGGCCAACGGGACCGCGGGCATCACGGTATTCGAGGTTTCGGATCCGTTTGCGCCACGGCGCTGGGCGGAGCTGGACACGCCGGGGAACGCGCTTGAGGTGGCGTTGGGGCGGGGCATCGCGGCGGTGGCGGACGGGCCGGCGGGATTGACCGTCGTGGATGTGAACGGGCCGTTGGGGACGCGGTTGCGGCATCGGGTTCCGCTGGGGGGAACGGCGGTGACGGTGGCGTTGGAGGCGGTGCGGGCGTGGGTGGGGTTGTCCTCCGGGGACTTGGTGGGTGTGGATCTCGAGACGGGCCAGGCGGGTTTGCGGCTGCGGTTCCCGGGGGCGGTCGATGGGGTCGCGTTGGAGGGGGATGTGCTGCATGTCCTCACGCGGACGGCGCTGTTGCTGTACCGGATGGTGGATGGGACACCGGTGCGGGCGGGGGAGGTGGCGGTGGCGGGTCAGACCTCGCCGCTGGAGACGGGGCGCAAGCTGTTTGTCGGGGATGGGCTGGCATACGTCGGGCACTTTACGGGGTTTACGGTCGTGGATGTGCGGGACCCGATGGCACCGCGGGTGGTGGGGACCCCGCCGGTGACCCAGGCGGCCGTGCACGGGCTGGCGGCGAACGGGAGCGGGGTGTTGCTGGCGGTCACGAGTTTCGGGGGGACGCAGACCCTGGCGGTTTCGATGTACGACGTGCGGGAAGCGACGGACACCACGCGGTCGCTGGCCACCTTCGAGACGCCGGGGACGGCGCGGGCGGTGGCAATTTACCGGGGCCTGGGGTATGTGGCGGATGGGGCGCGGGGATTGCAGGTTTTGAACTATCTGCCGTACGACCGCCTGGGGGTGCCGCCGACGATCGGGTTGGGAGGCGACTTCGTGATCACGAACGGGGTGCCGGCGTGGATCGAGGGACGCCCGGCGCGGTTGACGGCGCGGGTGACCGACGATGTGCAGGTGCGGGAGGTGACCTTCCATGCGGATGGCGTGCAGATCGGCCGGGACGGTTCGTTTCCCTTCGAGCACCGGCTGGTGGTCCCCGCGTGGCATCCGGAGCGCGTCGTGGTGGTGCGGGCCCGGGCGATTGACACCGGGGGCAACGCGACATGGAGCGAGCCGGTTTCGGTGCGGATTCTGCCCGACCCGACGCCGCCGGCGGTTCGATCGGTGCAGCCGGGAGATGGAGCGCGGGTCGGGGCGGTGTCGGCGGTGCGGGTGACCTTCACCAAGCCGGTGGATCCGGACACGCTGGCCGGGGCGTTGGAACTGGTCGGAGCGGGACCGGATGAGGCATTCGACACTCCGGACGACAGGGTGCCTGCGGGATTGACGTTGAGTTACCGCGCCCTGGAACAGGCGGCGGTGTGGACGGTTCCCGACATGCTTGCCGCCGGGCGGTACCGGGTGCGGGTGTTGCCGAGCGTGCGGGACCTGACGGGGAATGCGCTGGCGGAGGCGGTGGTGTCCACGTTTGCCACCGGGGCTTTCCCTGACGCCGATGGCGACTGTCTGCCCGACGATCTCGAACGGGTTCTGGAACTCGATCCGTTCAACCCGGACACCGACGGCAACGGGGTGTTGGACGGCGACGAGGATTTCGCCGGGGACGGGATCTCGAATTGCGAGGCGGTGTTCCTGGGCAAGCCGCTGGTGCCGGTGCTGGCGTCGGGGCGGAGTGTGGTGGCGACGTTGAGAGTGGGCGGGGTGGGGCGGTACCAGATCGACGCGGCGGCCGGGGAACGGTTGCTTGCGAATGTCGGTTGGATGTCGGGATCGGGGACGCCGCACCTGCGGGTGTACGGACCGGACGGGGTGCTGGTGAATCCGGATGGAGCGGCGACGGTGTCGTTCCTGGAGTTCGAGGCGGCGGTGGCGGGCACGTACTACGTCCTGGTGCGGGACGTGGGGGACAACCAGGCGTTGGGGTACCGGCTGACGCTGGTACGGGTGCCGGGGGACCAGGAGCCGGACGACGAGGTGGCGGGGTTGGTGAGCGGGCGGTCGGTGGAAGGGGTGCTGCCGTTGGGGGACCTGGACGTGTTCACCTATGGGGCGGGCGTTGGGGAACGGCTGATCGTGAACGTGGGGTGGATGTCGGGATCGGGGACGCCGCATCTGCGGGTGTACGGACCGGACGGGGTGCTGGTGAATCCGGATGAAGCGGCGACGGTGTCGTTTCTGGAATTCGAGGTGGCGGTGGCGGGCACGTACTCCTTCGTCGTGCGGGACGTGGGGGACAACCAGGCGATGGGGTACCGGCTGACCCTGGTGCGGGTCCCGGGGGACCAGGAGCCGAACGACGAGGTGGCGGGGTTGGTGAGCGGGCGGTCGGTGGAAGGGGTGCTGCCGTTGGGGGACCTGGATGTATTCACCTATGCGGCGGGCGTTGGGGAACGGCTGATTGTGAACCTGGGTTGGATGTCGGGATCAGGGACACCGCATCTGCGGGTGTACGGACCGGACGGGGTGCTGGTGAATCCGGATGGGGCGGCGACGGTGTCGTTTCTGGAGTTCGAGGCGGCGGTGGCGGGCACGTACACCTTCGTCGTGCGGGAAGTCGGGGACAACCATGCGATGGGGTACCGGCTGACCCTGGTGCGGGTCCCGGGGGAACAGGAACCGAACGACGAGGCGGCGGGGTTGGTGAGCGGGCGGTCGGTGGAAGGGGTGCTGCCGTTGGGGGACCTGGACGTGTTCACCTATGCGGCTGGAGTTGGGGAACGGCTGATTGTGAACCTGGGTTGGATGTCGGGATCAGGGACACCGCATCTGAGGGTGTACGGACCGGACGGGGTGCTGGTGAATCCGGATGGGGCGGCGACGGTGTCGTTTCTGGAGTTCGAGGCGGCGGTGGCGGGCACGTACTTCTTCGTCGTGCGGGAAGTCGGGGACAACCATGCGATGGGGTACCGGCTGACGCTGTTGCGGGTGCCGGGGGAACAGGAACCGAACGACGAGGCGGCGGGGTTGGTGAGCGGGCGGTCGGTGGAAGGGGTGCTGCCGTTGGGGGACCTGGACGTGTTCACCTATGCGGCTGGAGTTGGGGAACGGTTGATTG from Verrucomicrobiia bacterium includes the following:
- a CDS encoding response regulator transcription factor, which produces MRVILVDDEPLARDRLRAMLAKESDVEIVAECGDGKEALQAIRKQNPDVVFLDIQMPELDGFGVLGQIKADRMPEVIFVTAFDEFAVKAFEVHALDYLLKPFDRDRLREALGRARERLRASSPAGLTERIDALLASLEAEKDKDKDRDKERSDKPGPDRLALKVDGRVIFLRPADIDWLEAQDNYVKVHVGREAHLVRDTLSNFEGRIDPRRFIRIARSTIVNIDRVREMQPMFHGEYVVILHDGSKLTMSRGYRDTLQQYLGGK
- a CDS encoding Ig-like domain-containing protein, with the translated sequence MSWFSGIRATTLVPMFASMRFVRVGRCPRGLSQIAGMLALWVACLVGVSRAGAQGTGDGDWLRFVEVRPGLAGTLNLVAAASPGAEVVLLWGETVERIDVPIATERAGADGTLSFEVERTGAGAGYFRGLVVGGTRWVEVSPAPGEEGVALTRETIFRFDGALAEGTTVGATELTASFGGRRLLSRVEVSRDRRTVSLFYLEPLPANARVQVRWDAAGLRDERGREPDWGGLRGADGVVAFEFGTLGTQTLPGTVVVGRVLASELVPDGNGGMTNRPLSGVTISVDGAEETIRATTDAEGWFRLDPSPSGRFFVTVDGRTAEGSAWPTGAYYPFVGKAWEAQPGRTNLANGNGEIYLPRIAAGSLVTVSAMEETAITFPADVLAANPALEGVSIRVPANGLFANDGTRGGRVGIAPVASDRLPEPLPAGLAFPLVITIQTDGPLNFDAPVPVRFPNLPDPVTGEVLPPGAPTALWSFNHDTGRWEIQGSMTVTADGRHVDTDPGVGVRQPGWHGARPGTQSRGGRSWFGGGSEGSGESEEVTDPCRRSLRDVAFSAIGENWQAIGECATSWLPWKAVRSGADCAMSLAGTMSDLLGRARRTREEIREHPGATGRNLFRIFLVGAKVVVDGHAALLDCVKKAAVGTVVDRFLNCGTALAGTADSVCRGYLPPAGCAPSPALTRTCVVTGAAVQGMRAASAVATGEDFHGAEDLQEKVTAGVGLVKDLVDVGLELVGGEAQATGRALAGLPGVPDDAVILALMDDLVGALEVAAGLSGSTAALYDATAGALEARDGVALRLGELVAVAGQRVSSPVYYAIEVGDVVLRGTAVQDIVAILGPELDYRLTVVEPRRGLYGETYGVSARNGAVTTFPAVALLPYGDRADSDGDGLPDVAEWVIGTDPGLADTDGDGISDGAEVRAGTDPLDGLPVRTGVIASAPATGVAVHVAVRDDWAVTANGTAGITVFEVSDPFAPRRWAELDTPGNALEVALGRGIAAVADGPAGLTVVDVNGPLGTRLRHRVPLGGTAVTVALEAVRAWVGLSSGDLVGVDLETGQAGLRLRFPGAVDGVALEGDVLHVLTRTALLLYRMVDGTPVRAGEVAVAGQTSPLETGRKLFVGDGLAYVGHFTGFTVVDVRDPMAPRVVGTPPVTQAAVHGLAANGSGVLLAVTSFGGTQTLAVSMYDVREATDTTRSLATFETPGTARAVAIYRGLGYVADGARGLQVLNYLPYDRLGVPPTIGLGGDFVITNGVPAWIEGRPARLTARVTDDVQVREVTFHADGVQIGRDGSFPFEHRLVVPAWHPERVVVVRARAIDTGGNATWSEPVSVRILPDPTPPAVRSVQPGDGARVGAVSAVRVTFTKPVDPDTLAGALELVGAGPDEAFDTPDDRVPAGLTLSYRALEQAAVWTVPDMLAAGRYRVRVLPSVRDLTGNALAEAVVSTFATGAFPDADGDCLPDDLERVLELDPFNPDTDGNGVLDGDEDFAGDGISNCEAVFLGKPLVPVLASGRSVVATLRVGGVGRYQIDAAAGERLLANVGWMSGSGTPHLRVYGPDGVLVNPDGAATVSFLEFEAAVAGTYYVLVRDVGDNQALGYRLTLVRVPGDQEPDDEVAGLVSGRSVEGVLPLGDLDVFTYGAGVGERLIVNVGWMSGSGTPHLRVYGPDGVLVNPDEAATVSFLEFEVAVAGTYSFVVRDVGDNQAMGYRLTLVRVPGDQEPNDEVAGLVSGRSVEGVLPLGDLDVFTYAAGVGERLIVNLGWMSGSGTPHLRVYGPDGVLVNPDGAATVSFLEFEAAVAGTYTFVVREVGDNHAMGYRLTLVRVPGEQEPNDEAAGLVSGRSVEGVLPLGDLDVFTYAAGVGERLIVNLGWMSGSGTPHLRVYGPDGVLVNPDGAATVSFLEFEAAVAGTYFFVVREVGDNHAMGYRLTLLRVPGEQEPNDEAAGLVSGRSVEGVLPLGDLDVFTYAAGVGERLIVNLGWMSGSGTPHLRVYGPDGVLVNPDGAATVSFLEFEVAVAGTYTFVVREVGDNHSMGYRLTLLRVPGAQEPNDEAVELAAGVPVTGLLPLGDLDVFQFGAVVGEPIRIGVVWVSGSGTPHVRMYGPRGNLLNPQPGVFAASLDLVAGESGTHTVVVRERGDDHAMGYRLTREP